A window of Malania oleifera isolate guangnan ecotype guangnan chromosome 5, ASM2987363v1, whole genome shotgun sequence contains these coding sequences:
- the LOC131155484 gene encoding uncharacterized protein LOC131155484, with protein sequence MNAFKAFKACVPIAWSPNLYITLVRGIPGTRRLHRRTLEALRLRKCNRTVMRWNTPTVRGMLQQVKRLVVVETEEMYKARKQKELKHRALRPPLVINHLPAPENCSV encoded by the exons ATGAACGCATTCAAGGCCTTCAAAGCATGTGTTCCAATTGCGTGGAGCCCTAATCTCTATATAACCTTGGTGAGGGGCATTCCAGGAACCAGGAGACTTCATAGGCGCACTTTAGAGGCATTGCGTCTTCGCAAGTGCAACCGAACTGTCATGAGGTGGAACACTCCTACTGTCAGGGGAATGCTGCAACAG GTAAAGAGATTAGTCGTGGTTGAGACAGAAGAGATGTATAAGGCCCGTAAACAAAAAGAGTTGAAGCACCGGGCTTTACGCCCACCTTTGGTCATAAACCATCTTCCTGCACCAGAAAATTGCTCTGTTTAG